The following coding sequences are from one Alkalispirochaeta americana window:
- a CDS encoding type II toxin-antitoxin system HicA family toxin: MCRNRRNRITSPKSTPEQEQLDAKEAEHWLPRAGFELVRTKGSHRIYRRDDDRITIPFH; the protein is encoded by the coding sequence GGAACCGCATAACCAGCCCCAAATCCACGCCTGAGCAAGAACAGCTGGATGCGAAAGAAGCCGAGCATTGGCTTCCCCGTGCTGGTTTTGAGCTTGTTCGTACCAAGGGTAGTCATCGCATTTACCGCAGAGATGATGACCGCATCACTATTCCGTTTCACTGA